In the Rubrivivax gelatinosus IL144 genome, GTGCTGCGGCTTCGTCGCAGCGTCGGCGCGGCGGCGCTCGCCGGCGCCGCGGCCGGTGTCGCCCTCGAACTCGCGCAGCTGCTGCTCGCCTCGGGCGTCAGCCAGGGGGCTTCGGTGCTGGCACGGGCGGCGGGTTTCGCCGTCGGGGCGGCGCTGGCGCCGCGGCTGGCGGCCGGCGGCGTGCCGGTCGTGGCGGCGTTCCTGCGCCGCTTCACGGTGCTGGTGCTGCTGGCCTGGCTGCCGCTGCTGGCGGCGGTCAACGGCTGGTTCAGCGGGCCCTGGCATGGCCTGGCCGGCGCGGCGGCGTCCTGGGAGCAGCTGCGGCTGCTGCCGTTCTACTACCACTACTACACGACCGAGGCGCTGGCGCTGCAGAGCGCCGGCAGCGTCGCGCTGGCCTATCTGCCGCTGGCCGCGCTGGGCTGGGCCTGGGGGCGGCCGGCACGCACGGCGGCCGGCTGGGTGCTGGCCGCGGCGGCGCTGGTCGAGGCGAGCAAGTTCTTCCTCGGTGGCGGCCGCCACCCCGACCCGACCAACCTGCTGATCGCGCCGGCGGCGGCCTGGGTGCTGCACGCGCTGCTGCGGGCGCTGGCCGAAGGGCCGCGTGCGGCGGCCGCGCCGGCCGTCGCGCCGGTCGGCGAGAGCGCGCCGCGGGCCTCGCCGCTGCCCTGGCTGGCGCTGGCGCCGCTGCTCGCGGTGGCGCTGCTGTACCAGCCCTTCGGCGGCCTGCTGCTCGTCGGCCTGGGGGCTGCGGCGGCACTCGTGGCCTGGCGTCCGGTGCTGGCGCTGGCGCTGGTCCCGGCGACGCTGCCGGTGCTGGACCTGGCGCCGTGGACCGGGCGTTTCTTCGTCGACGAGTTCGACCTGCTGCTGCTGGCCTGCGCTGCCGTCGTCGCGGCCCGCGTGCCCAGGCCGGCGGTGGCGGCGCGCGGGCCGCGCCTGCTGGCGCTGGCTTTCGGGCTGCTGGCGCTGTCCTTCGCCGCCTCGACGCTGCGCGCGCTGTGGCCGCCGTCGCTGCCGGCGGCCGGCGACTGGTGGAGCTTCACGAGCCCGGTCAACGCGCTGCGCATCGCCAAGGGCGGTGTCGAGGCCTGGCTGCTCGTCGGCCTGTGGCGGCGGCTCGAGCACGACGGCGCGGCGCGCGCCTCGATGTTCGGTGCCGGCATGGCGGCCGGGCTGGCGCTGACGGTGGTCTGGATCGTCGCCGAACGTTCGGCGTTCGCCGGGCTGCTGGACTTCGCCGCCGACTACCGCGTCACCGGGCCGTTCTCGGCGATGCACCGCGGTGGCGCGTACGTCGAGTGTTATCTGGCGATCGGCTTGGCCTTCGTGCTCGCCCAGACGCTGGGCGCGCGCTCGGCGGCGGCGCGTGCCGGCGGCGTGCTGCTGCTGGCCGCCGCGGGCTACGCGCTGGCGGTGACGTACTCGCGCAACGGCTGGGTGGCCGGCGCCTTGGCGCTGGCGGTGACGGCGGCGCTGCTGCTGTCGCGCCGCGGCGGCGGGCGCGGCCGGGCGCTGCTGGCCGGCCTGGCGCTGTTGCTGACGGCCGCCGCCGCCTTGCCGGTGCTGCTGGGCCCGTACGCCCAGCAGCGCCTGGGCCGCAGCGGCCAGGATCTGGCGACGCGCCAGGCGCACTGGACCGACGCGCTGGAGATCCGCCCGCCGGGCCTGGCCACGGCGCTGTTCGGCGCCGGCCCCGGGCGTTACCCCGACCTGCACTACTGGGGCAGCCGCGAGCCGGTGCACGCCGCGCGCTACGCCTGGCAGCAGGAGGACGGCCGCCCCTTCCTGCGCCTGGCGCCCGGCGCGACGCTGTACGTCGAACAGATCGTCGATGCCGCCGGCGCGCCCGAACTGCTGCTGTCGGCCTCGCTGCGCCGTGCCGCCGGGCCGGTGGAACTGGCGGTGACGCTGTGCCGCAAGGCGATGCTGAGTTCACGCGAGTGCAGCCGGGCGACGCTGCAGCCGGCGCAGGCCTCGGCGCCCGGCGCCTGGGTGTCGGCCAGTGCGCGGCTCGCGGTGCCGCCGGGCACGCTGCCGCTGAAGCTGTCGCTGCTGACGCCGGCCGAAGCGCCCGCGCTCGACGTCGGCGCGCTGTCGCTGCACGACGCCGCCGGTGGCCAGTACCTCGCCAACGGCGGCTTCGAACGCGGGCTGGCGCGCTGGTTCTTCGCCACCGACGTCGACCCGCCGTGGCACGTGCACAGCCTGCCGGTGGCGCTGCTGTTCGATCAGGGCTGGTTCGGCGTCTTCGCCTGGGCGGCGGTGCTGGGGCTGGCGCTCGCGGCGGCGCTGTCGCGGGCGCGCCGGGGCGATGCGCTGGCCGCCGCGGCGACCGGCGCACTGGCCGCCTTCGTCGCCAGCGGGCTGCTGAACACGCTGGTGGACACGCCGCGATTCCTGCTGCTGGCGCTGCTGCTGCCCTGGCTGGCCGGGGCCGCGCCGCTGGACTCCCCGCGGCGCGAGGGCCCGCGCAATCCGCGGCCCGGGGCCGCCCCCTAGAATTGCCGGTTCGCCCGCGTCAGCGGGCTCCAGACATCCTGAAGGATCGCCGTGTTCATTTCCTCCGCCTTCGCCCAGGCTGCCGCACCCGCCGGCGGCGCCGAGTCCTCGCTGTTCAGCATCCTGCCGCTGGTGCTGATGTTCGTGGTGCTGTACTTCATCATGATCCGCCCGCAGATGAAGAAACAGAAGGAACACAAGACGATGGTCGAGGCGCTCGCCAAGGGTGACGAGGTCGTCATCGCCGGCGGCGTCATCGGCCGCGTGGCCAAGCTCAGCGACAGCATCCTGCACGTCGAGGTGGCCGACGGCGTCGAACTGCAGGTGCAGCGCGTCTCGGTGCTGCAGGTCCTGCCCAAGGGCTCGTACAAGTAAATCCCGCGCGCGGCCGCGTCCGGCCGCACGACGCTGTCCCAGGAATCTCCATGAACCGCTACCCCTGGTGGAAGTACGCGATCCTCGCCTTCGCCTTCGTGGTCGGCCTGCTCTACACGGTGCCGAACTTCTACGGCGAGGCGCCCGCGGTGCAGGTGTCCTCGGGCAAGGCCACCGTCAAGATGGACCCGGCGATGGTCCAGCGCGTCGAGCAGATCCTCTCGAGCGCTGGCCTGAAGGCCGACTTCGTCCAGCTCGACGGCACCTCGGTGCGTGCGCGCTTCGACGACACCGACACCCAGATCAAGGCCAAGGACGCGATCGCGCACGCGCTGAACCCGGACGCCAACGACCCGACCTGGATCGTCGCGCTGAACCTGGTGTCGCGTTCGCCGCAGTGGATGGCCAGGATCCACGCGCTGCCGATGTACCTGGGCCTGGACCTGCGCGGCGGCGTGCACTTCCTGATGCAGGTCGACATGAAGGCCGCGCTGACGAAGAAGGCCGAGGCCGTCGCCGGTGACGTGCGCACGCTGCTGCGCGACAAGAACATCCGCCACGCCGGCATCACGCGCGAAGGCAACGCCGTCGAGGTGCGCTTCCGCGAGACGGCGCTGGCCGAGCAGGCGCGCAGCCTGCTCACCGACCAGCTGCCCGACCTACAGTGGACGCCGACGGCCGACGCCGCCACCGGCGACACCAAGCTCGTCGGCACGCTCAAGCCGCAGGCCGCGACGCGCGTGCAGGAGCAGGCGCTCAAGCAGAACATCTCGACGCTGAACAACCGCGTCAACGAGCTCGGCGTCGCCGAGCCGGTGATCCAGCAGCAGGGCATCGACCGCGTCGTCGTGCAACTGCCGGGCGTGCAGGACACGGCCAAGGCCAAGGACATCATCGGCCGCACCGCGACGCTGGAGATCCGCCTGGTCAACGAGACCAACGAGGCGATGGACGCGGTGCGCGGCTCGGGCCCGGTGCCCTTCGGCAGCGAGCGCTTCCTCGAGCGCGGCGGCCAGCCGGTGATCGTCTACCGCAACGTCGTGCTGACCGGCGAGAACCTCACCGACGCCCAGCCCGGCTTCGACGGCCAGACCCACGAGCCGACCGTCAACCTGACGCTGGACGCACGCGGCGCGCGCATCTTCAAGGACGTGACTCGCGAGAACGTCGGCAAGCGCATGGCCATCCTGCTCTTCGAGAAGGGCAAGGGCGAGGTCGTCACCGCGCCGGTGATCCGCAGCGAGATCGGCGGCGGCCGGGTGCAGATCTCGGGCCGCATGACGACCGAGGAGGCGAGCGACCAGGCGCTGCTGCTGCGCGCCGGCTCGCTGGCCGCGCCGATGGAGATCATCGAGGAACGCACGATCGGCCCGAGCCTGGGCGCCGAGAACATCGCCAAGGGCTTCCACAGCGTGCTGTGGGGCTTCGTCGCGATCGCGATCTTCATGTGCCTGTACTACATGCTGTTCGGCGTGTTCTCGACGCTGGCGCTGGCCTTCAACCTGCTGATGCTGATCGCGGTGCTGTCGATGCTGCAGGCGACGCTGTCGCTGCCGGGCATCGCCGCCATCGCGCTGGTGCTGGGCATGGCGATCGACTCGAACGTGCTGATCAACGAGCGCGTGCGCGAGGAGCTGCGCCACGGCGCCACACCGCAGGTGGCGATCAACGCCGGCTACGAACGTGCGTTCGGCACCATCCTGGACTCGAACGTCACGACGCTGATCGCCGGCCTGGCGCTGCTGGCCTTCGGGTCCGGCCCGGTGCGCGGCTTCGCCGTCGTGCACTGCCTGGGCATCCTGACCTCGATGTTCTCGTCGGTGATGTTCTCGCGTGGCCTCGTGAACCTCTGGTACGGCCGCCAGAAGAAGCTCAAGTCGGTGTCGATCGGCCAGGTCTGGCGCCCGGACGGCGGCACTCCCGTGCCCGCCGAAGACAAGCAAAACGCCAAGGCCTGAGGAGGACATATGGAGTTCTTCCGTTTCCGCCGCGACATCCCGTTCATGCGCTACACGCTGGCGCTGAACGTCATCTCGTTCCTGACCTTCCTCGCCGCGGTGTTCTTCCTGTTCAGCCGCGGGCTGCACCTGTCGATCGAGTTCACCGGCGGCACCGTCGTCGAGGTCGCGTACTCGCAGCCGGCCGACCTGGAGCGCACGCGCCAGGCGGTCGAGAAGCTGGGCTTCGGCGAAGTGCAGGTGCAGAACTTCGGCACCTCGCGCGACGTGATGATCCGGCTGCCGCTGCGCGACGGCCAGAAGCAGGATCAGGTGGCCGGCCAGGTGTTCGGCGCGCTGTGCGCGGCCGAAAGCGGCAGCACCGGCACCAAGGAGTACACGACGCCGCAGGGCGAGCAGGTCAGCCGTCCGTCGTGCACCACGGCGGCCGGCGCCGAGCCGCTGAGGCTGTCGCGCACCGAGCTCGTCGGGCCGTCGGTCGGCGCCGAGCTGGCGCGCGACGGCGCGCTGGCGCTGGGCTTCACGGTGCTGGGCATCATGATGTACTTGGCCTTCCGCTTCGAGTGGAAGTTCGCCGTCGCGGGCATCATCGCCAACCTGCACGACGTCGTGATCATCCTGGGCTTCTTCGCCTTCTTCCAGTGGGAGTTCTCGCTGGCGGTGCTGGCGGCGGTGCTGGCGGTGCTGGGCTACTCGGTCAACGAGTCGGTCGTCATCTTCGACCGGATCCGCGAGACCTTCCGCAAGATGCGCAAGATGTCGACGCACCAGGTGATCGACCACGCGATCACGAGCACCACGAGCCGCACGATCATCACCCACGGCTCCACGCAGATGATGGTGCTGTCGATGCTGTTCTTCGGCGGCGCGACGCTGCACTACTTCGCGGTCGCGCTGACGATCGGCATCCTGTTCGGCATCTACTCGTCGATCTTCGTCGCCGCCGGCATCGCGATGTGGCTCGGTGTCAAGCGCGAGGACCTGGTGAAGGCAGGGGTCAAGGAGAACGATCCGAACGACCCGAACGCCGGGGCCGTGGTGTAGAGTCGGTGCAACGGCCGCCCGCGGCCTTGCACAGACGGACGACCGACCGATGGCGGCCGGCGCCCCCAACACCAACCTCGCGAGCCAGGCCCGGCGCCTGTACACCGAGGAACTGGTCAAGGGCCTGCCGGCCCTGGTGCAGGCAGCGCTCGACGGCGCCCGTTCCCTCTTCGAGAAACCGACCGAGCACGCCGCGTTCCAGCGCCGCCGCGACATGCTGCAGGGGCTGAACGCCGGTGCGCAGTCCTGGCACCGCGGCTTGGTCAACGGCCTGCGCCACGCGCTGCTGCACGGCGGCTCGACCACCCGTCTCGGCGACCTGCCGTCGATGTCGCCGGGCCAGCTGACGCTGGTCGACGACGACACGATCGAACTCGAGATCGTCACCTCGCGCCTGGCGCTGGCGATGATGGACCGCGCGTCCTGGGAGTTCGCCGACCTGCGCTCGCGCATCGCCCACCTCGAAGGCCGCGGCGAGCTCGACGCCCACGACATGCTGCGCGCCCACGTGCTGGCGCGCATCGTCTTCGAGGCCTGGCGCGCGTCGGGCCAGACGCTGGTGTCGTGGCGCGAACTGCAGCCGGTGCTGCACGAGGAGTTCGCGCTGCTGGCCGAGGAGGCCTACCACGAGACCAACCGCTGGCTCGCCGAACGCGGCGTGCTGCCGGAGGTCGATCTGCGGCCCTTCATCCGCCGTTCGCGCAGCCATCCGGCGGCGCTGCCCTCGGGCGGCGGCTACGCAGGTAGCGGTGACTCGGGGCCGCCGACGGGTTTCGGCCACACGCCGATCTCCGGCCCGCCCTCGGCCTACGGCTCGGGCAGCGGGCTGATGCGCGGCGTCGGCGACGAGACGCGCATGATGACCCGGGCGGCGCCGTTCGCGCGCGGCCGTGACCACGCCGAGGCGGTGCTCGGCCGGCTCAACCGGCTGGTCGGGCGCCAGGTGCCGGCGTTCGGCCAGTCGACGCGGCCGCAGGGCCTGTCGCCGGGTTTGGCGCGCGCGATCGACACCGCCGAGGCCGGCATCCGCCAGCGCATGACGACGACGGCCGCCGGCGTCGACGCGCCGGCCACCTCGCCAGTGCTGCTGGAGGACATCCAGCAGCGCAAGCAGCAGCTGAAGAAGGCCGCCGCGACGCCCGAGGAGCGCGCCACGATCGAGATCGTCGCGCTGCTGTTCCAGAGCATCCTGACCGAGGAGCGCATCCCGGCGGCGGTGCGCGTCTGGTTCGCGCGGCTGCAGATGCCGGTGCTGCGCGTGGCCGTCACCGAGCCCGATTTCTTCGCCACCGTCGACCACCCGGCACGCCGCCTGATCGACCGCATGGGCGCCTGCGTGATGGGCTTCGACAGCGCTGCGCAGAAGGTCGGCGACGCGCTGGAGCGCGAGATCAAGCGCATCGTCCAGGTCGTCGAGGCCTATCCCGACACCGGCCGGCGCGTCTTCCAGACCGTGCTGACCGAGTTCGAGAAGTTCCTCGAGCACTACTTCCGCACCGAGAACGAGGCCACGCGGCGCGGCGTCTCGCTGGCCCAGCAGGTCGAGCAGCGCGAGACGCTGGCGATCCAGTACACGATCGAGCTGCGCCGCATGTTGAACGACATGCCGGTGCAGGAAGGCGTGCGCCAGTTCCTGTTCCACGTCTGGGCCGACGTGCTGGCGACGACCGCCGTGCGCTACGGCGCCCAGGGCCAGGAGACGCGCTCGATGAAACGTGCCGCGGCCGACCTGATCTGGTCGGCCAGCGCCAAGGTCACGCGCGAGGAGCGCGCCGAGGTCATCCGCCGCCTGCCGCCGCTGCTGAAGTCGCTGCGCGAGGGCATGGCCTCGGCCGGCATGGACGCCGAGCGCCAGGACGAGCAGATCCAGCAGCTCAACAACTCGCTGGCGGCGGCTTTCACCGCCAAGACCGCGGCCATTCCGGACGACCGTCTGCGCGAGCTGATGGACCGGCTGGAGACGCTGGAAGAGCTGCTGCCCGACGCCGAGGACGTGCGCATCGACGAGTCGATGGTGCTCGACCTGTCGGGCCACCAGAGCGCCGACCTGGAGGTCGTGCTCGACGGCGGCTCGATGCCGTCGCCGGCGATGCTGGCCTGGGCGCGCGAGCTTCAGGTCGGCAGCTGGTTCATGCTCGAGTACCGCGACCGCAACGAGGCGGTGCAGCTCGCCTGGCAGGGCATGCGGCGGCAGCTGTCGCTGTTCGTCACCGCCCAGGGCCGCTGCGTGCTGTTCCAGCAGCAGCGGCTGGCCTCGTACCTGCAGGCCGGGCTGCTGCTGCCGGCGCAGGACGAGGCGCTGACGGTGCGCGCGACACGCAGTGCGCTGGCCAAGCTCGACGTCGACGCGTCGCGGCTGCTGAACTGAGGGTTCGGGGGAGGGCGGGCTCAGCCGTCGCGCGTGAAATCGCGCTCGGGCCTGAGCCAGGCGCGCAAGGCCTTCCGGCCTCGTGCGTGCGGGCTCAGTGGATCAGCCGGTCTTCGGCGGCGACGAAGAGTTCGTCGAGGATCAGCGCGTCGGGCTCTTCGCCCAGGCTCCAGAAGACCATCAGGACGATGATCTTCAGGTCTTCCAGCCCGATCGGGCCGGTGCCGACAGCGGTCGCGCGGTCGATGACCATCTCGCGCATCGGCGCCGGCAGCACGCCGGCGGACTCGAGGAAGCAGATGAAGCCGATCGATTCCTCGCCGAGCAGGTCACGCTCGGCCTCGGTGTAGACGCGCAGGCTGCCCGGCATCGCGCTGCCGACGCTGGTGTCGGCACTGTGGGCCAGGCCTTCCAGCCAGCGCAGCGCTTCCTGGATCTCGTCGGACTCGAAGCCGACGGCCGACAGCTTGCGCTGGAGCTGCTGGGGGTCGGGACAGGCGTCCGGCCGCCAGTAGTTCTCGTAGAGGTACACGAGGACGTCGAACATGGATTCACTATACCCCAGGGGGCCCGCCGCTGCCCGCGGCCCGGACTCAGCCCGCGATGCGGCGTTGGAAAAGTCCGCCCGGCAGGCGCGCGACCCGGCCGTCGAGCTCCAGCTCGAGCAGCTTGGCGCTCAGTTCTGCGCTCGGCCAGCCGGTGCGCGCCAGCAGCGCGTCCAGCGTCGCCGGGTCGTGGCCGAGCGCGGCGAGCAGCGGGTCCTCGGCTTCGTCGCCCGTCTCGGCAGGCGCTGCTGCCGGGCGCGTGCCGCGCAGCGCTTCGAGGATGTCGGCGGCGCTCTCGACGAGCAGCGCGCCCTGGCGGATCAGCGCGTGGCAGCCCTTGGACTGCGCCGAGTGGATCGAGCCGGGCACCGCGAACACCTCGCGCCCGGCTTCGACGGCCAGGCGGGCGGTGATCAGCGAGCCCGAACGCGGCGCTGCCTCGACGACCAGCGTGCCGCGCGAGAGTGCCGCGATGATGCGGTTGCGCTGCGGGAAGTGCTCCGGCAGCACCGGCGTTCCCGGGTCGTACTCGCTGACGATGGCGCCGGTGTCGGCGATGCGCCGCGCCAGCGCGCGGTGGCGTGCCGGGTAGACGCGGTCGGGGCCGGTGCCGACGACGGCGAGCGTGGTGCCGCCGGCGGCAAGCGCGCCTTCGTGCGCCGCGCCGTCGATGCCGGCGGCCAGGCCGGAGACGACGCTCAGGCCGGCCTGCGCCAGTTCGCGGGCGAACTCGCGGGCGTTGGCGAGGCCTTGCGGCGTCGCGTCGCGGCTGCCGACGATGGCCACCGACTCCGCGGCCAGCAGCGAGGCACGGCCCTGCACGTACAGCAGCAGCGGCGGGTCGGCGGTCTGCAGCAGCAGCGGCGGATAGAGCGCGTCGCCCAGCGTCAGCACGTGGCGCTCGGCGCCGTCGGCCAGCCAGGCGCGTGCGGCGGTCAGGCGGGCCTCGCACTCGGGCTCGCGGCGCGCCATCGTCGCTGCCAGCGCCGGCCCGCCGAGCTCGGTCAGCGCCTGCGCCGTCGCGCCCAGCGCCGC is a window encoding:
- a CDS encoding VanZ family protein; this encodes MSDRSRLLAACAAYAFFVVYGSLVPLDFQPLPLGEALARFAHIPYLNLGVGSRADWVANGVLYMPLGVLAARSARALGLGAAAPVLALAAAVVLAVAVEFLQIFFPPRTVSLNDLLAEGIGSALGVAAAPLAGRGVGRLVETLHRGPAVWGPRLLELYAVAWLLLSLFPYDLLLSPGELAAKLRSDQWGWLLAPVDSGPLALLKLVVEAAVAAPLGWLIVLRLRRSVGAAALAGAAAGVALELAQLLLASGVSQGASVLARAAGFAVGAALAPRLAAGGVPVVAAFLRRFTVLVLLAWLPLLAAVNGWFSGPWHGLAGAAASWEQLRLLPFYYHYYTTEALALQSAGSVALAYLPLAALGWAWGRPARTAAGWVLAAAALVEASKFFLGGGRHPDPTNLLIAPAAAWVLHALLRALAEGPRAAAAPAVAPVGESAPRASPLPWLALAPLLAVALLYQPFGGLLLVGLGAAAALVAWRPVLALALVPATLPVLDLAPWTGRFFVDEFDLLLLACAAVVAARVPRPAVAARGPRLLALAFGLLALSFAASTLRALWPPSLPAAGDWWSFTSPVNALRIAKGGVEAWLLVGLWRRLEHDGAARASMFGAGMAAGLALTVVWIVAERSAFAGLLDFAADYRVTGPFSAMHRGGAYVECYLAIGLAFVLAQTLGARSAAARAGGVLLLAAAGYALAVTYSRNGWVAGALALAVTAALLLSRRGGGRGRALLAGLALLLTAAAALPVLLGPYAQQRLGRSGQDLATRQAHWTDALEIRPPGLATALFGAGPGRYPDLHYWGSREPVHAARYAWQQEDGRPFLRLAPGATLYVEQIVDAAGAPELLLSASLRRAAGPVELAVTLCRKAMLSSRECSRATLQPAQASAPGAWVSASARLAVPPGTLPLKLSLLTPAEAPALDVGALSLHDAAGGQYLANGGFERGLARWFFATDVDPPWHVHSLPVALLFDQGWFGVFAWAAVLGLALAAALSRARRGDALAAAATGALAAFVASGLLNTLVDTPRFLLLALLLPWLAGAAPLDSPRREGPRNPRPGAAP
- a CDS encoding DUF1631 family protein, with the protein product MAAGAPNTNLASQARRLYTEELVKGLPALVQAALDGARSLFEKPTEHAAFQRRRDMLQGLNAGAQSWHRGLVNGLRHALLHGGSTTRLGDLPSMSPGQLTLVDDDTIELEIVTSRLALAMMDRASWEFADLRSRIAHLEGRGELDAHDMLRAHVLARIVFEAWRASGQTLVSWRELQPVLHEEFALLAEEAYHETNRWLAERGVLPEVDLRPFIRRSRSHPAALPSGGGYAGSGDSGPPTGFGHTPISGPPSAYGSGSGLMRGVGDETRMMTRAAPFARGRDHAEAVLGRLNRLVGRQVPAFGQSTRPQGLSPGLARAIDTAEAGIRQRMTTTAAGVDAPATSPVLLEDIQQRKQQLKKAAATPEERATIEIVALLFQSILTEERIPAAVRVWFARLQMPVLRVAVTEPDFFATVDHPARRLIDRMGACVMGFDSAAQKVGDALEREIKRIVQVVEAYPDTGRRVFQTVLTEFEKFLEHYFRTENEATRRGVSLAQQVEQRETLAIQYTIELRRMLNDMPVQEGVRQFLFHVWADVLATTAVRYGAQGQETRSMKRAAADLIWSASAKVTREERAEVIRRLPPLLKSLREGMASAGMDAERQDEQIQQLNNSLAAAFTAKTAAIPDDRLRELMDRLETLEELLPDAEDVRIDESMVLDLSGHQSADLEVVLDGGSMPSPAMLAWARELQVGSWFMLEYRDRNEAVQLAWQGMRRQLSLFVTAQGRCVLFQQQRLASYLQAGLLLPAQDEALTVRATRSALAKLDVDASRLLN
- the dprA gene encoding DNA-processing protein DprA, translated to MAIPDDFDAWFRLLQTPGLGREGARRMLAAFGSPDAALGATAQALTELGGPALAATMARREPECEARLTAARAWLADGAERHVLTLGDALYPPLLLQTADPPLLLYVQGRASLLAAESVAIVGSRDATPQGLANAREFARELAQAGLSVVSGLAAGIDGAAHEGALAAGGTTLAVVGTGPDRVYPARHRALARRIADTGAIVSEYDPGTPVLPEHFPQRNRIIAALSRGTLVVEAAPRSGSLITARLAVEAGREVFAVPGSIHSAQSKGCHALIRQGALLVESAADILEALRGTRPAAAPAETGDEAEDPLLAALGHDPATLDALLARTGWPSAELSAKLLELELDGRVARLPGGLFQRRIAG
- the secD gene encoding protein translocase subunit SecD, with protein sequence MNRYPWWKYAILAFAFVVGLLYTVPNFYGEAPAVQVSSGKATVKMDPAMVQRVEQILSSAGLKADFVQLDGTSVRARFDDTDTQIKAKDAIAHALNPDANDPTWIVALNLVSRSPQWMARIHALPMYLGLDLRGGVHFLMQVDMKAALTKKAEAVAGDVRTLLRDKNIRHAGITREGNAVEVRFRETALAEQARSLLTDQLPDLQWTPTADAATGDTKLVGTLKPQAATRVQEQALKQNISTLNNRVNELGVAEPVIQQQGIDRVVVQLPGVQDTAKAKDIIGRTATLEIRLVNETNEAMDAVRGSGPVPFGSERFLERGGQPVIVYRNVVLTGENLTDAQPGFDGQTHEPTVNLTLDARGARIFKDVTRENVGKRMAILLFEKGKGEVVTAPVIRSEIGGGRVQISGRMTTEEASDQALLLRAGSLAAPMEIIEERTIGPSLGAENIAKGFHSVLWGFVAIAIFMCLYYMLFGVFSTLALAFNLLMLIAVLSMLQATLSLPGIAAIALVLGMAIDSNVLINERVREELRHGATPQVAINAGYERAFGTILDSNVTTLIAGLALLAFGSGPVRGFAVVHCLGILTSMFSSVMFSRGLVNLWYGRQKKLKSVSIGQVWRPDGGTPVPAEDKQNAKA
- the yajC gene encoding preprotein translocase subunit YajC, producing MFISSAFAQAAAPAGGAESSLFSILPLVLMFVVLYFIMIRPQMKKQKEHKTMVEALAKGDEVVIAGGVIGRVAKLSDSILHVEVADGVELQVQRVSVLQVLPKGSYK
- a CDS encoding DUF494 family protein, which translates into the protein MFDVLVYLYENYWRPDACPDPQQLQRKLSAVGFESDEIQEALRWLEGLAHSADTSVGSAMPGSLRVYTEAERDLLGEESIGFICFLESAGVLPAPMREMVIDRATAVGTGPIGLEDLKIIVLMVFWSLGEEPDALILDELFVAAEDRLIH
- the secF gene encoding protein translocase subunit SecF → MEFFRFRRDIPFMRYTLALNVISFLTFLAAVFFLFSRGLHLSIEFTGGTVVEVAYSQPADLERTRQAVEKLGFGEVQVQNFGTSRDVMIRLPLRDGQKQDQVAGQVFGALCAAESGSTGTKEYTTPQGEQVSRPSCTTAAGAEPLRLSRTELVGPSVGAELARDGALALGFTVLGIMMYLAFRFEWKFAVAGIIANLHDVVIILGFFAFFQWEFSLAVLAAVLAVLGYSVNESVVIFDRIRETFRKMRKMSTHQVIDHAITSTTSRTIITHGSTQMMVLSMLFFGGATLHYFAVALTIGILFGIYSSIFVAAGIAMWLGVKREDLVKAGVKENDPNDPNAGAVV